The following is a genomic window from Brevibacterium limosum.
GTTCTGCCCCTCGGCGATGCGCTGAGCATGCTCGACGAGGCCGAGAGCGCGCTTGGACTCGATGAGCCCGGTCTCGTCGCCCTCGGAGACGAAGCGCTGGATCTCGGGAACCCTGGTGAGCAGTTCATCTTCGAGGCTGGTGAAGAACACGGACGTGCCGGGATCACCCTGACGACCCGCACGACCGCGCAGCTGGTCATCGAGACGCGAAGAGGGATAGCGACCGGCACCGATGACGAGGAGACCGCCGGCATCGGCGACGTCATCGTCGGCCAGACGGATATCGGTGCCGCGTCCGGCCATCTGAGTGGACACCGTCACCGCACCGGGCGCACCCGCCTTCGCGATGATCTCGGCTTCCCGGGAATCGTCCTTCGCATTCAGCACCGCGGCTTCGATTCCGCGTTCGGTCAGCCGATCGGCCAGGGACTCGCTCTCGGCCACCGACGAGGTGCCGATGAGCACGGGACGGCTGCGGGCATGATTGTCGGCGACCTCTTCGACGATCGCGCGTTCCTTCGACTCCTGGTAGGTGAACAGGCGATCGGGTTCGTCGATGCGGATCACGGGCAGGTGAGTGTCGATGGGCACGATCTCCAGCCCATAGAATTCGCGCAGGTCGTCGCCGACGGCCAGCGCGGTGCCGGTCATTCCGCACACCGTCGCATAACCGTGGATGAGCTCCTCGACGGTCATCTGGTCGAGGATCTCCCCGCTGTCGGTGGCCTCCAGGCTCTCCTTGGCTTCGACAGCGGCTTGGAGCCCGTCGGGCCAGCGCTGGAGTTCGGCGACGCGACCGCGGGAGGAGGAGATGAGTTTGATCCGTCCGTCGACGACAAGGTAGTCGACATCGCGTTTGACCAGTGCCCGGGCGTGGAGAGCGAGGTTGACGGCGGCGAGCGTCTCGGCATCCTCTCCGAAGAGTGCGACCTCGAGTTCTTCTTCGACCCGGTCGACTCCGGCGTCGGTGAGTGAGACGGCATGACGGTCGGCGCTGACCTCATAGTCGGTGTCCGGGCTGAGCCGGGACACGAGTGCTGCGATGGCGGCATCGGTGTCCTGCACACTGGCAGAGCCCGCGAGGACCAGCGGCACGCGCGCTTCGTCGATGAGCACCGAGTCGGCCTCATCGACGATGACGACATCACGTTCGGGGACCCGCTGATCGGCATCATCGGTGAGGAACCGATCACGGAGGACGTCGAATCCGACCTCGGTCACCGAGGCGTAGACGACCTCGGCACGGTAGGCCTCACGGCGTTCGTCGTCGGTCTGCGCACCGGAGATCGCGGCGGATTTCACACCGAGGAGGTCGAACAGCGGCTTCATCCAGCTGCGGTCACGGACGGCGAGGTAGTCGTTGACGCTGACGACGTGCACACGTCGTCCCTGGAGGGCGTAGCCGGCTGCCGCCAGGGCACCGACGAGAGTCTTGCCCTCACCGGTGGCCATCTGCACGATGCTGCCCTGCAGGAGCCCGACGAGCCCGCGCAGCTGTGTGTCGTAGGCCCGTTCGTCCAAGACCCGCTCACCGGCTTCGCGCGCCAGAGCGCAGTAGCGGATGAGCGTCTGCTGCTGGCTGCCCGATGTGAAGACCTCAGCGGCGGCTTCCGTGAGCTCGGCATCGCTGAGCTCGGAGAATTCGCGCCCGGCCGCTCCCAGATCGTCGACGGCGCGCTCGAACCAACCTGTCGTCTTCTCCGCATGAGAGCCGGGTCGGTTGAGCAGGCGAGAGAGAAATCCCATTGTCGTCCTTCGTCGTGTGTACGTCGGTGTCGAGTCTAGCGTTCAGCACATCGGCCACGAACCGTCGACGACTGCTTCGGCGTTGCCCTTCTTCCGCAGCCAGGCCTGCAGCCGTGCCGCCTGTGAGCGCTTCCAATCGGCCTGCGCGGCCATGATCTCAGCGTTGCTGAGCACAGAGATTTCCGTGGACTTTTCGGCCAATGCTCGGGAAATGTCCAGAGCGGCCAGGGCATCGGCAGCGGCATCGTGGGCGTCGAGGAGTTCGACCTGGTAGATCTTCGCCGTTTCGATCAGCGTCCGCTTGCCCCTGCGGTAGGGATCGATGTTCTTGTCGACGACGAAGGTGTCGACGATCGTCGGGATGATCGACGGGAAATCGATGTCCGGGCGGTGGCGAGCCACCTCGGCGGCCATCACGCTGAGGTCGTAGACGACGTTGTGTCCGACGACGACGGCGCCTTCCTCCCTGAGTGCGGCGAACTCCGCACACAGTTCGCTGACCACCTGAGCGGCGGCCGCACCGTTGGCCTGAGCGAATTCGGTCGTGATTCCGTGAACCGCTCGCGCCGATTCCGGGATCTCGATTCCCGGATTGGCCAGCCACGTGCGCACCTGTGCGGCCGAGTCGACGAAGGCGGCGGTGACGATGCGGGCAGTGGCCGGTTCGACCCCGGTGGTCTCGAGGTCGAAGCCGACGAGCCGCGACTGCACCCACGAACCGGCACCGCCGGTCCGCGGTGTCGACTCAGCCGATCGCTCCGGCCCCGGCTGTCCCGATGCGCCGCCCTGCATCGGGGCGTCTGCCGGCGCCGAGCCGCCGGTGCCGGCCACGGATTCGAGCGCGGCGATGAGGTTGTCGACGGAGCGACGGATGTTCTGCCCTTCAGCGGCGCTGTCGACTCCAGCGCGGTCGAAACCGTTCGGAACCGACTCGAGGTCGATGCCGTGGTCGACGTCGGTCAGGCAGCGCATGACCTCGAGCGTCTTGTACAGGGTGTCTTCGACCTCGATGATCGTCGCTGCCCGCTTCGGGCTGAGTCCACCGGACTTCACTCCGGCTTTGGCGGCCTTGACGATCGACTCGAGGGAGCCGAAGTTCTCCAGCAGGGTCGCAGCGGTCTTCTCCCCGATGCCGGGAGCTCCGGGGAGACCGTCGGACGGGTCGCCGCGCAACGCTGCGAGCTCACGGTAGCGGGTGCCGTCGGGCACTCCGTAGGCGCTCGGCAGATCGGCCTGGGTCACGGCTTCCCACTCGCCGCCCTTGCGGGGCCGCAGGACGCTGACCTCGGTGGTCGAGTCGAGTAGAGCCAACAGGTCGCGGTCGGGGGAGACGATGACCACGGGGGTCGTCGACTGGGCGGCCATCGTGGCGATGACGTCATCGGCTTCGGTTCCCGCCACCTCGGCGATGGGGATTCCGGCGGCGGCGAGGACACGATTCATGATCGGCAGCTGCACGGCCAGCTCGGGTGGGATCTCCGTTCCCGCTTCCTCATCCTTGACTCGCGCCGCCTTGTATTCGGGCATGATCGCGGTGCGGAAGGCCGGACGCCAATCGGCGTCCATCGTCGCGATCACACGATCGGTGTCGAAGCGGCGCACCATCTGGGCCACGGTGTCGAGCACCCCGCGCACGGCGTTGACCGGATGACCGTCGGCGTTGACGATCGAATCCGGCACCGAATAGAAGGCGCGGTAGTACAGAGCAGGCGTATCTAGCAGAACCAAGGGCTTCACAATCGATGACGATACCCGACCGTCCTGACACAGGTGTAGCCGCAACGGCCGACGGTGTAGCCTGTCGGCTGTGACTATGTACTTTGGTGGAGATGTTTACAGCAGTGTCGACCCTTTTGCGACGGCATTGGGATGCACAGACGGAAAGGTCTCGTTCATCGGTTCCGATGAAGCGGCCAAGGCTCTGGACCCGGAGGCGATCGACCTCGGTGAGGACTTCCTCACCCCGGGCTTCGTCCACGCCGGGCTGGTCGTGGACGGTTCGGCACCGACGGCTGCCGACCTCCACGCGCAGGGGTTCACCCATGTGCATGCGATCGGCACCGCCGAGGCGGTCGCGCAGTTCGCCGCCGACGCTCCGGATGGACTGTCGATCGTCGACTATCCGCAGCTGGGCACTGAGTCCGGTGCGGCCGGGCGCGCGTCGATTGCGGCCGGTGATCTCCTCGGGCTCGGTGAGCTTCCGGCGCTCAGCCTCTTCGTGCTCGTCGATTCGAATGAGCAGCTCACCAGCGTGCTCGACGCTCTGAGCGCCGATGCCGCTCATGCTCAGCGCCACGGATATCGCCTGCGTCTGGGCTTCGCCGTTTCGGAGGCCGAAGTCGAACACCTCGGCCGCAGCGGAGTCGCCATCACCCTCGACCCCGGACAGGCGCAGCCCTTGGCCCAGCTGCTGGCGGCCGGAGCGCAGGTGTCCCTCAGCCATTCCGACCCCTCGCCCTGGGCGGCGGTGCGCAATGCCGTCGTCGGCGACGGCGGGATCGGCGCACGAGCCGCCTTCAATGCCGCGACGCGCTTCGCTCATCGTGCGGCCGGCAATCCCGAAGGCGGAGTTCTCGCTCACGGAGCCGATGCCGACATCGTGCGGTGGAAGGTCGAACGTCTCGTCGTCCAGGTCGCCGACCCGCGCGTCGCGGCCTGGAGCACCGATCCGCGATCGGGAACACCGGGGCTGCCCGAGCTGTCGCCGGACGTGGCGTTGCCCACGTGCGTCGAACTCTGAGTCGAACAGGTCAGGGCAGGGCCGCCTCGGCGAGGTCGGGAGGCCGGGCTCTCGTCGCCCCTGTCGCACATGTCGGCGAGTCCAGCCGACACGCCGACGTGGGGAAAATTTCGATTTCGCTCCTAAGGCTCTGAGCTGGGGAATCAGTCATCCGTCCAGGTCACAGCGATTTTGCAAAGTCTGTGTCGACTACTAGATTCGAAGCGAACATTCCGCTTGCTGCGGGATGGAGTCGGCACCCCCGTCAATAGATAACTCACTGCTTCGGCAGCGTGGTCCGAAGGCGGGGGTGTCGACTCATTGTCCGGACCCGCCACCGCGTATCGTGGAGTCCGTGCTTTCCAAGATTCTTGTCGTCATCCCCACCTTCAACGAACGTCTCGCCCTCCCCGTGACCCTGGCCGGACTGTTCGAACAGCAGCCCGACATCGATGTCCTCATCGTCGATGACGGCTCTCCCGACGGGACGGGGGAGTGGGCAGATGAGCAGGCTCGCGAAGATGCCCGCATCAATGTCCTCCACCGCACCGAGAAGTCCGGACTCGGCATGGCCTATATCGCGGGGTTCGAATGGGCTCTCGAACGTGACTACGAGATCATCTGCGAATTCGATGCCGACGGCTCTCACCGCCCGCTCGACCTCGGACAGCTGCTCGACGCCGCCCGAGAAGGACGAGGCGACCTCATCATCGGATCACGGTGGGTTCCGGGCGGAGAGATCGTCGATTGGCCCAGGTCCCGGTACTTCCTCTCCCGTGGCGCGAACGTCTACGTCAACGCCGTCATGGGTCTGGGAGTCAAGGATGCGACGGCCGGATTCCGCGCGTACACCCGACCGGTGCTCGAAGCTCTCGACCTCTCCGGCGTGCAGTCGCAGGGATACTGCTTTCAGATCGATATGACCTACCGCACCGTCGAAGCCGGTTTCCGGGTCACAGAGTTGCCCATCGTCTTCGTCGAACGCGAGTTGGGCGAATCGAAGATGAGCGGATCGATCATCACCGAGGCCTTCACGAAGGTCGCAGGTTGGGGACTGACCCGCCGTCGCAGGCAGGCACAACGTCTCCTGAGCCGCACCTCGCCGGCCACCTGAACCCCTTATTGCTACCTGACGGCGGCCCAGCAACCTGGCGCCAGGTTGCTGGGCCGCCGTCAGGTAGCAATAGGGGTGGAGGCGCTGATGCGAATGAGGGGGTGCAGGTCCGAAGACCTGCACCCCCTCAGGGTTCTCAGCGCAGCTGAATCAGCTCTGGGCGGGAACCTCGCCGCGGCGGATCGCGAGGCGCTCATCGAGGAGCACCTGGAGTTCATCGAAGGACCGGCGCTCGAGGAGCATGTCCCAGTGGGAGCGCACATGCTTGACGGGCTCGCCATCGGGTTCATTGACTCCCACACGGACGCCGATGCCATGGAGACCGGAATCCCAGGTCGAGGGGACCTCGGCTTCGATCGAGAACGGCACCTTGAAACGGGTGCCGTCTTCGCATTCGAATTCGACCATCTGACGGGGAGCCGGCTCGACGCCCTCTTCGGTTTCGAGGCTGCGCGAGCCCAACTGTGTTCCGCGGAGACTGCGTTCGCTCATATCTAAGACCTTCCGACTCGACTGCACACCTTGGACGCAATGCAACAGTCTACCGTGCCCGAATATTCCTCGCCGACGGCCCGTGACGGCATACGCGTCGTTGCCTCGACCGGAATGTCGCGAGGCCACGTCGGAGGGACGTCGGCTCAGCCGTGCCGGCGCCCCAGCACCTCGAGGCCGAGTTCCACATCATCGGTGACGATTCCGTCGACACCGAGGTCGAGCAGAGACTGCATCGTCTGTTCGTCGTTGATCGTCCAAACATGGACGAGCAGACCCGACTGGTGCGCCCAGGCAACGAAATCAGCGGTGACCACCGGGATCCGCTTGAACGACATCGGCACCTGCAGTGCGTCGACTCCCGGAGGCAGGGGAGCGGCCCCACGATCGGGAACCCCCGGCACTCGACCGAGGGCGAACAGGGCGGTCTCCGTCCTCCCCGTCGACGTGCGCACTCCGGGCAGAGCCGTGCGCAGGCGCCGCAGGGTCGCCGAGTCGAAGGAGGCCAGACGGAGACGATCAGCGGCGTTGAAATTGTGAACGAAGCGAATCATCGGACCGATGCTGTGAGCTGCCTTGACATCGATGTTCCACTGCACCTGCGGCAAGGCTTCGAACAGGGCGTCGAGGCGGGGGAGTCGGCCTCCCGCGAGGAGCTCGACCTCGTCGAGTTCGTCCGCACCGAGTTCGCGGATGGAATGGGACAGTCCGGCGATGCGGTTGAGATCGGCATCATGGGCGGCGAAGAGGACGCCGTCGGCGGAGGCGTGGACGTCGGTCTCCATCCACTGCACCCCGACCGCTGCCGCAGCGGCGAAGGCATCGAGGGTGTTTTCGCTCATCCCCGGCCACAGGCCGCCTCGGTGCGCGATGATCTCTGGGTCTGCGGTGACCTCCGGCTGGGAATTCATGGTCCAATCCTAATCAGGGTGTTGATTTCGCAGGGGGTCTGTTCAAGGATGGACGTATGAGCTCACACCGCGAACCCCTCGAACCCGACGACGTCATCGACGCGACCGCGAAGACCCCGACCGAACGTGCACGCCGGGCCGCCGGACGCGCTTACAGCGTTGCGAGCACCGGTGTGAAGAGCGTGCGTGAGGCGGCCTCGACCTCCCGCCTCATCGAAGCCACCGAGAACGGTGTCAACCGCGCGCTCGGGACCGTCTCGCACGCGATCGATGACGCTGTGCGCAGCGGCAAGGTCGAGAGGGCCTTCGACAGGGCTCAGGAAACCGTGACGACGGGAGCCGACGGTGTCCGGAGACTGGTGAAGCGCAAGCCTCGCTGACTCTCACTGCCTGAATCCCACTGCGATCGGCCCCGACCGCGAACAGCCGTCGGGGTTCTGCTGACCGACGATGCGCAGACGTACTCCGTGAGCAGAGTCTCATCCATGTGGCACGCCGATTCGGTGAGCCACATTGCTTTTGTAACAGTTCCTTAATTAGAATCAGTGAACATAACGATCCGATAACTTGGAGTCTCTCCTCAAGCGCACCGTCGCGAGAGGTCTTCCCCTCTGCATCTCCGAGTTGCCGAAGCACTCTCTGATGACGACGAGGAACACCACTGTGGGCAGACACTCAGCACCGAGCACCAAGAAGACCGATTCGATCTTCTCTGCGCTGACAGCGAAGAAGAAGGCCGGCCGCCACGCACCTGTCGGTCGGCAGAACACCGCCGGGGGAGTGCTGGCAGCAGTCCGCACCCGCCCAGTCCTCTCCGCTTTCGTCGTGCCGACTGCCGCAACGGCTGCTGTCGTCGCGTCGAGCTTGGCCATGGCACCCAATGACTCCTCCACAGGCGGCCAGGTCGTGGCCGAAGCTCCGGCTGTCGCCATCTCCGACCCGACCAAGGCCACGGACGAGTTCCTCGCCAAGGCGAAGAAGCAGGCCGAGGAGAAGCCCGCAGACGTCACGATCGACACGCATATCGAGACCCCGAGCCCAAAGCCGTCGAAGACCGCTGACAAGAAGACCGAAGGATCGACCGGCGGGGGAGAATCGTCCAGCGGCGATGCCGCCGATGAGAACGACGGACCGTCGAACTCGGGCGAGTCGGTCGGCGAATCCGGCAGCTGCCCGATGTCGTACTACGGCGGCGGCGACGGCTTCGACGGCAAGCAGACCGCCAACGGCGAGATCTTCGATACGAACAAGCTCACCGCCGCGCACAAGACCCTGCCCTTCGGTTCCAAGGTGAAGATCACGAACACCGCCAATGGCAAGTCCGTGACCGTGCGCGTCAACGATCGCGGTCCCTACCACGGCAGCCGCTGCTTCGACCTGTCGAAGGCCGCCATGGAGGCAGTCGGCGGCGTCGGCGCCGGACAGATCAACGGCAAGTACGAAGTGCAGTGACTGGACCTCTATCTGCGGATTCCGCAGCTGAACGCGCTGGAAAACGAATTTCGAATTGTTCGCTGGCTCAAACATAGGGAATCAGTCGCATTTTGGCGCTACGACGTGTGGATAGTGCATTCGGTGCGAATTCCGTACTCACGAGTTCGACCTTGGCTTTCGACTGTGGTCTGGCTAATCTGAATCCACCACCACACCCCCTTTCGAGGAGATCGCCATGTCGGAAGAATCCTGTGACGTCGTCATCATCGGAGCAGGCCCCACGGGTCTGAGCGCAGCCCGTCGGCTGCACAGGGCCGGACGCAGCGTCGTCGTCCTCGAAGCCCGCGACAGGGTGGGCGGTCGCACCTGGACCGAGCACATCGACGGGCAGATGTTCGAACTCGGCGGACAGTGGATCTCCCCGGACCAGACCGCGCTTCTCGCCCTCGTCGACGAACTCGGCAAGGAGACCTATCCGCGGTACCGTGACGGCGACAGCGTCTACATCGCTCCCGACGGCACGCGCACCGTCTACTCGGGGGAGATGTTCCCGGTAGGGGAGTCGACCCAGGCGGAGATGGAACGTCTCATCGGCCTTCTCGACGAGCTCGCCGTTCGCATCGGTCCGAAGGCTCCCTGGGATGCCGAGGACGCTGCCGAACTCGACTCGATCTCCTTCCACCATTGGCTGCGTCGGCAGTCTGAGGACGAGCTCGCGTGTGAGAACATCGGACTGTTCGTCGCCGGCGGCATGCTGACCAAGCCCGCCACCACCTTCTCAGCACTCCAGGCCATCCTCATGGCCGCCTCGGCGGGATCGTTCACAAACCTCGTCGACGATCATTTCATCCTCGATCGTCGCGTCGTCGGCGGAATGCAGTCGGTTTCGGTGCAGATGGCAGACGAGCTCGGCTCGGACATCGTCCGCCTGGAGCAGCCGGTGCGCCGGATCGAATGGTCGGAGTCCGGCGTCCGCGTCTCGACGGAGGAACTGCGTGTGAGCGCCCGCTCCGCGATCGTCGCCGTTCCGCCGAACCTCTACTCACGCATCACCTACACACCGCCTCTGCCGCGGCTCCAGCAGATCTTCCACCAGCACCAGTCCATGGGACTCGTCATCAAGGTCCACGCCACCTACGACACACCGTTCTGGCGTGAAGACGGGCTCTGCGGAACCGGGTTCGGTGCTTCTCGCCTCGTCCAAGAGGTCTACGACAACACGAACCACGGCGAAGAGCAGGGCACCCTCGTCGGGTTCATCTCCGATGTCAATGCCGATGCCATGTGGGCCCTGGACGAGGAGACCCGGCGGACGAAGATCCTCGAGGCGCTCGCCGAATTCCTCGGTCCGAAGGCTCTCGACCCCCGGGTGTTCTACCTCTCTGACTTCGGTGCGGAGGAATGGACCCGCGGTGCCTATGCGACCAGCTACGACCTCGGCGGTCTGCACCGGTGGGGCCCCTTCCAGAACGACCCGGTCGGGCCGCTCCACTTCGCCAGCTCCGATATCGCCGCCGAAGGCTACCAGCACGTCGACGGAGCCGTGCGCATCGGCACCGCGACCGCCGAGAGGATCCTCGGCGAGAAGTCCTGATCCATGAGCAGCACACAGCCGTCACCGTCGACGAACTCGAGCGGACTGAGCGCCAAGGGGCTCTCCGCCGGCAAGATCGGTGCCATCGGGGGAGCCGTCATCGGCATCTCCTGCATCGCTCCGGCCTATACGCTGACCTCGGGACTGGGCCCGACGATCTCCGAGGTCGGGGTGCACACCCCGGCCGTGCTGCTCATCGGCTTCGTGCCGATGCTGCTGGTCGTCTTCGGCTACCGGGAACTCAATACGGCGATGCCGGACTCGGGGACCACCTTCACCTGGGCGACCAGAGCGTTCGGCCCCTGGCTGGGCTGGATGGGCGGATGGGGCCTCGTCGCTGCCACCGTCCTCGTGCTGTCCAATCTCGCGGCTGTGGCGGTGGACTTCCTGTTCCTCCTGCTGTCGCAGGTGTTCTCCGATCCGTCCATCGCCGAACTCACCCGTGTTCTGTGGATCAACATTCCCGTCACGATCATTCTCACCGCGGCTGCGGCCTGGGTGTCCTACAGGGGCGTCGAGGCCACCGAGAAGCTGCAGGTCTGGCTCGTCGCCTTCCAGGTTCTGGCGCTGGGATGGTTCGTCGTCGCCGCGATCGTGCAGGCCTCGAACGGCACCGCCTTCGACCCGACCCCGGTCTCATTCGACTGGTTCAACCCTCTGTCTGCCGGTGACTTCTCCACCGTCGCGGCCGCAGTCTCCCTCTCCATCTTCCTGTTCTGGGGCTGGGACACGGTGATCACGATGAACGAGGAGGCGAAGGATCCGGAGAAGACCCCGGGCCGGGCCGCCATGCTCACCATCGTGGCGATCGTCATCATCTACATCGCCTGCACGATCGCCGTCATCTCCTTCGCCGGAGTCGGCACCGAGGGGCTCGGGGCAGGCAATCCGGACAACCAGGAATCGATCTTCGCCTCACTCGCCGGCCCTGTCATGGGTCCCTTCGCGGTGCTCGTGTCCGTCGCCGTGCTCTCTTCCTCTCTGTCGTCGCTGCAGGCGACGATGGTCTCACCGTCGCGGACGATCCTGGCGATGGGCCACTACGGAGCGCTGCCGGAGAAGTACGGCCGCGTCTCCCCGCGGTACAAATCGCCGTCCGTGGCCACCGTCACCTCGGCGGCAGCGGCGATCATCTTCTACGTCGTCATGCGCCTGCTCTCGGAGAACGCCCTGTGGGACACGATCACCGCTCTGGGACTCATGGTCTGCTTCTACTACGGCATCACGGGTCTGGCCTGCATCTGGTATTTCCGCCGCAGCCTGTTCGCCTCGACCCGCACGTTCTTCTTCCGGTTCCTGTTCCCGCTCATCGGCGGAGTGACCCTGCTGGTCATCTTCGTCACCACCGCGATCGACTCCCTCGATCCCGACTACGGATCGGGGTCGTCCGTCTTCGGCATCGGACTCGTCTTCGTCCTCGGCATCGGAGTGCTGGCCCTGGGCGTGGTCATCATGATCATCCAATCTCTCCGCCATCCCGACTTCTTCCGCGGACACACCCTGAAACAGGGAGTCGACGAGGGGTGAATGAGCAACTGGTGGCTCTGCGCCGAGTCCGGGACCGCATCGACCGCGAGTTCGACCAGCCCTTGAGCGTGGAGGCCCTGGCCACAGGCGTGCACATGTCCGCCGGGCACCTCAGCCGTCAGTTCAGAGCGGCCTTCGGCGAATCGCCGTATTCGTATCTCATGACGCGCAGGATCGAACGCGCCATGGCCCTCATCCGTCGCGGTGATCTCACGATCACCGAGATCTGCTTCACCGTCGGCTTCTCCTCCCTGGGCACCTTCAGCACCCGCTTCAGCGAACTCGTCGGACTCTCACCGACGCGCTACCGCGACGGTGTCGCCGCAGGCGAGCACCGGCTGCCGACGATCGTGGTGAAGAATGCCCTGCGACCGGTCAGGAATCGAGAAGTCCCACCTGACTGAGCAGTCTACGATTGCTGACATGGACATCTCGATCAACGCCAGCTTCCTGCCGCACATCGATGCGGACGAATCCCTGACCTTCTACCGTGACATCCTCGGCTTCGAGCTGCGCCTCGACGTCGGTGCCGGACGCATGCGCTGGCTGACGGTGGGACCGGTCGGCCAACCCGACACATCGATCGTGCTCACCCCGCCCGTGACCGACCCGACGATCAGCGACACCGAACGGGAGACCATCGAAGGTCTCATCGCCAAGGGCAGCTATGCCGCGATCGTGCTGGCGAGCCCGAACGTCGATGAGACCTTCGCCGAGGTGGAGGCCAAGGGTGCCGATATCGTGCAGGAACCGATGGACCAGCCCTATGGTCTGCGCGACTGTGCCCTGCGGGATCCCGCCGGAAACATGATCCGCATCCAGCAGAGAGGCTGAGACCTGTGCACACC
Proteins encoded in this region:
- a CDS encoding helix-turn-helix transcriptional regulator → MNEQLVALRRVRDRIDREFDQPLSVEALATGVHMSAGHLSRQFRAAFGESPYSYLMTRRIERAMALIRRGDLTITEICFTVGFSSLGTFSTRFSELVGLSPTRYRDGVAAGEHRLPTIVVKNALRPVRNREVPPD
- a CDS encoding VOC family protein; the protein is MDISINASFLPHIDADESLTFYRDILGFELRLDVGAGRMRWLTVGPVGQPDTSIVLTPPVTDPTISDTERETIEGLIAKGSYAAIVLASPNVDETFAEVEAKGADIVQEPMDQPYGLRDCALRDPAGNMIRIQQRG
- a CDS encoding APC family permease is translated as MSSTQPSPSTNSSGLSAKGLSAGKIGAIGGAVIGISCIAPAYTLTSGLGPTISEVGVHTPAVLLIGFVPMLLVVFGYRELNTAMPDSGTTFTWATRAFGPWLGWMGGWGLVAATVLVLSNLAAVAVDFLFLLLSQVFSDPSIAELTRVLWINIPVTIILTAAAAWVSYRGVEATEKLQVWLVAFQVLALGWFVVAAIVQASNGTAFDPTPVSFDWFNPLSAGDFSTVAAAVSLSIFLFWGWDTVITMNEEAKDPEKTPGRAAMLTIVAIVIIYIACTIAVISFAGVGTEGLGAGNPDNQESIFASLAGPVMGPFAVLVSVAVLSSSLSSLQATMVSPSRTILAMGHYGALPEKYGRVSPRYKSPSVATVTSAAAAIIFYVVMRLLSENALWDTITALGLMVCFYYGITGLACIWYFRRSLFASTRTFFFRFLFPLIGGVTLLVIFVTTAIDSLDPDYGSGSSVFGIGLVFVLGIGVLALGVVIMIIQSLRHPDFFRGHTLKQGVDEG